From the Sanguibacter sp. HDW7 genome, the window CCCGTCGCCCACAGCCGCCCTCCCCCTCGCTCTCCCCTCCAGAGCGACTCGTAGCGCCCCAGCACCATCGAACGGTGCCCCAGACCTACGAGTCGGTGGGGGCGGTGTGCGGAGACGCTACGAGTCGGATCCGTCCGGGCATGCAGAAGCCCCCTGCCGCTCAGCGGCAGGGGGCTTCCGGGTGCTTCACGTCGTGAGACGAGGGGTCAGCCCTCGACGCTCACGAGACCGCGCTGCGCGCCCTTGACGAGACGACGCGGGATGCGGACGGTCTGACCGTCAACGCGGACCTCGACGAGCTCGGTCGCGGTGGCCTTCCACTGCGAACGGCGGGCACGGGTGTTGGAGCGGGACATCTTCCGCTTCGGAACTGCCATGATCGTCCTTCGGATCGGGGGTAAAACCTGGCTCCGTCAGAGCGAGCCGGGGCCCGGGGAGCGGTCATATTTCGTCTCATGTTACGGCTCGCCCGGAACCACGGTCAAATCACCGGCGCTACCACGGGCGCACGTCACACCCGGGGAACGACACGACCCCGCCCCTGTGACCAGGGACG encodes:
- the rpmF gene encoding 50S ribosomal protein L32; the protein is MAVPKRKMSRSNTRARRSQWKATATELVEVRVDGQTVRIPRRLVKGAQRGLVSVEG